TAACTATGGTCGGGCTGTCTAAAAGGTTTTACGTTACACAGTCCGCAATTACTTCTGCCGTAGATAGGCTTGAAAGCCAACATTTAGTCGAGAGGAAGAGGAGCGTAGAAGATAGGAGAGTAGTTGTCATTTCAATAACTCCTAAAGGAAAGAAGGTATTTGAGGAAGGGGTTAAAATATATAAGGAATTAGCATCTGAAATCCTTGAAGGAATGGATGGGCTTGACAAAGTGTTAGTGGGGCTTAATAAAATCCTTGAAAGAATAAATGAGATTGAATCTAAATGATTTTTGTCAGATGTTAAAGAGTATAGGAGAAGGTAATTCGCTAACATAGAGTGTTAGATAATTAAAGTCATAAGGAGGGAAAACCCAAATCAATCTGCACTCCTTTTTCTCACTTCTTCTGCGATTTCTAACAACTCTTTAGGACCTATACTTAAGTCACTAATTTCTTCAGGTTTTTCCTTTAAACTAACTAGCCCTACTTTTTCCGCAACCTTACTCATCCTTTTTATAGCCTCCTTAGCTTCTCCTCTGGTTATTTCTCCCATTTTTACCTCAAATGCCCAGATGGGTTTCTTCTTTTTAACTATCACCACGTCAATGTCCTCCTTAGGAGAGTAATATAGCACTCCGCCAAAATATTTTGCTAATAACTCACCTACACTAAATTGCACTTCTCTCCCTATAGGCAACTCGTTTACCTTTACGTCTAGTTCGGAAACTCTATACTTAGCTTCGGCATATAAAGCTAAGGAGAGCTGAGGGGAATAAACCTTATAGTAATTTTCCTTGGAGAGCGTAGGAATCTTCTGTACAAGTCCCATCTTAACCAGTTTATTAACCATTGAGGAGATTGTCCCTTTCCCTCCTTTAGGTTGTATAATTCCTGTAATTTCTGAAGTTTTCCAAACGCCCTCTCCTAGAAGGAGTAACGTCTTGTAATATATTTCACTTAACTGCCTTTCTTCCTCTTTAAATACCTCTCCTATTAGCCCCTTTGAAACTAAGGAAAGTTCTTTTATCTTCCTAACAAAGTCGTTATAACTGTCTATAATAAGGAATTATCCAAGGGTCTCTGTAAAGCACTGAAAGAAGGGGGTCTCTTAACTGTGAAAGAACGTTCTCATAAGATATTATCCCTATTT
This genomic interval from Acidianus sp. HS-5 contains the following:
- a CDS encoding MarR family transcriptional regulator; this translates as MLKAEEDIQVFSTIAKIYRAMQRELNRRLESLNITYLDFLILKATNEGPITMVGLSKRFYVTQSAITSAVDRLESQHLVERKRSVEDRRVVVISITPKGKKVFEEGVKIYKELASEILEGMDGLDKVLVGLNKILERINEIESK